From one Deltaproteobacteria bacterium genomic stretch:
- a CDS encoding methylenetetrahydrofolate--tRNA-(uracil(54)-C(5))-methyltransferase (FADH(2)-oxidizing) TrmFO — MSERVTIVGGGLAGAEAAWQLARQGVPVDLHEMRPVRGTEAHHTDRLGELVCSNSFRNATLETAVGLLKEEMRRLGSLVMQVADANQVPAGACLAVDRDHFAEELTREIEELPGITVVREEVTDIPPGLAILATGPLTSPALSDALQRVLGRTHLYFYDAIAPIVTVDSIDMTVAWKASRYGKGGEDYINCPLDRAQYAAFVEAVVAAEKVPTRDFERCIYFEGCMPIEEMARRGPATLAFGPMRPVGLIDPRTGQRAHACVQLRQDDAEARLFNMVGFQTKMTYPEQRRVFRMIPGLERAEFVRLGSLHRNTFVNAPALLLPSLQVIGRRKLLLAGQIVGVEGYVESAATGLLAGLNVARLLRGEAPLAPPRTTALGSLLGYITHRGKKAFQPMNANYGLFPPLSGSLRGREKKLALAARALADLGQWQASVGLVPEPTGRQSVA, encoded by the coding sequence ATGAGCGAGCGCGTCACCATCGTGGGCGGGGGCCTCGCCGGTGCGGAGGCGGCGTGGCAGCTCGCGCGCCAGGGTGTGCCCGTCGACCTCCACGAGATGCGCCCGGTGCGCGGCACCGAGGCGCACCACACCGACCGTCTCGGCGAGCTCGTGTGCTCCAACTCGTTCCGCAACGCCACGCTCGAGACGGCGGTCGGCCTGCTCAAGGAGGAGATGCGGCGCCTCGGCTCGCTCGTGATGCAGGTGGCCGACGCCAACCAGGTGCCCGCCGGCGCCTGTCTGGCCGTCGACCGCGACCACTTCGCCGAGGAGCTCACGCGGGAGATCGAGGAGCTGCCGGGCATCACCGTCGTGCGCGAGGAGGTGACCGACATCCCGCCGGGCCTCGCGATCCTCGCCACCGGCCCGCTCACGTCGCCGGCGCTCTCCGATGCCTTGCAGCGCGTCCTCGGCCGCACCCACCTCTACTTCTACGACGCGATCGCGCCGATCGTCACCGTCGATTCAATCGACATGACGGTGGCCTGGAAGGCGTCGCGCTACGGGAAGGGGGGCGAGGACTACATCAACTGCCCCCTCGACCGGGCCCAGTACGCGGCGTTCGTCGAGGCCGTGGTCGCCGCCGAGAAGGTGCCGACGCGGGACTTCGAGCGCTGCATCTACTTCGAGGGCTGCATGCCGATCGAGGAGATGGCGCGGCGCGGGCCGGCGACGCTCGCCTTCGGCCCGATGCGCCCCGTCGGCCTGATCGACCCGCGCACCGGGCAGCGGGCGCACGCCTGCGTGCAGCTCCGGCAGGACGATGCGGAGGCCCGGCTCTTCAACATGGTCGGCTTCCAGACCAAGATGACCTACCCCGAGCAGCGCCGCGTCTTCCGCATGATCCCCGGCCTCGAGCGCGCCGAGTTCGTGCGCCTCGGGAGCCTCCACCGCAACACCTTCGTGAACGCGCCCGCGCTGCTCCTGCCCTCGCTCCAGGTGATCGGCCGGCGGAAGCTCCTCCTGGCGGGCCAGATCGTCGGCGTGGAGGGCTACGTCGAGTCGGCGGCGACGGGGCTCCTCGCCGGCCTGAACGTCGCGCGCCTCCTGCGCGGCGAGGCGCCGCTGGCGCCGCCGCGGACGACGGCGCTCGGCTCGCTCCTCGGCTACATCACGCACCGGGGGAAGAAAGCCTTCCAGCCGATGAACGCCAACTACGGCCTCTTCCCGCCCCTCTCCGGCTCGCTCCGCGGGCGGGAGAAGAAGCTCGCGCTCGCTGCTCGCGCCCTCGCCGACCTCGGGCAGTGGCAGGCGAGCGTGGGTCTCGTGCCGGAGCCGACCGGTCGGCAATCGGTGGCGTGA
- the dprA gene encoding DNA-protecting protein DprA yields the protein MRRETSSAGLSGDALAWLALGVVEELSPRQAHELVARLGSPAAALAAPAELLVGAGLAPSVAGALAGAPARARREAARLAAVGATLVAWSDETYPPRLRQISDPPVVLAVRGTLVAEDDLAVAVVGARRASEYGRRVAEELGRELAGAGVTVVSGLAAGIDAAAHRGALTAGGRTIAVLGTGIDRVYPSWHTRLAEEIVRHGALVSEFPCGAPPLAFHFPRRNRLISGLARGTVVVEAAEESGSLITARHAAEQGRDVFAVPGPLGPGHRGPHRLIQQGATLVTGVEDVLAQLGPGLVARLAATRAAAAEATLSADERRVLAGVGAEGEHVDDVIRRAGLPAPQALETLLALELRGLVCQLPGKRFRRQAA from the coding sequence ATGCGACGTGAGACGTCATCTGCCGGGCTCTCCGGCGACGCGCTCGCCTGGCTTGCGCTCGGGGTGGTCGAGGAACTCTCTCCACGCCAGGCGCACGAGCTGGTCGCGCGCCTCGGCTCGCCCGCCGCGGCGCTCGCCGCGCCGGCGGAGCTGCTGGTCGGGGCGGGGCTCGCGCCTTCCGTCGCCGGGGCTCTCGCGGGCGCACCGGCCCGCGCCCGGCGAGAGGCCGCGCGGCTCGCCGCCGTGGGTGCCACGCTCGTGGCCTGGTCGGACGAGACCTATCCGCCGCGGCTTCGCCAGATCTCCGACCCGCCCGTGGTCCTCGCCGTGCGCGGCACGCTCGTCGCCGAGGACGACCTGGCGGTCGCCGTGGTCGGCGCGCGGCGCGCGAGCGAGTACGGGCGGCGGGTGGCCGAGGAGCTCGGGCGCGAGCTCGCCGGCGCGGGCGTCACGGTGGTGAGCGGTCTCGCCGCCGGCATCGACGCCGCGGCGCACCGCGGCGCGCTCACGGCGGGCGGGCGCACGATCGCCGTGCTCGGCACCGGCATCGACCGCGTCTATCCCTCCTGGCACACGCGGCTGGCGGAGGAGATCGTCCGCCACGGGGCGCTCGTGAGCGAATTCCCGTGCGGCGCGCCGCCGCTGGCCTTCCACTTTCCGCGGCGCAACCGGTTGATCAGCGGCCTCGCGCGCGGCACGGTCGTGGTCGAGGCCGCGGAGGAGAGCGGCTCGCTCATCACCGCCCGCCACGCGGCAGAGCAGGGGCGGGACGTGTTCGCCGTGCCGGGGCCGCTCGGGCCGGGCCACCGGGGGCCGCACCGGCTGATCCAGCAGGGCGCCACGCTCGTCACCGGCGTGGAGGACGTCCTCGCCCAGCTCGGGCCCGGGCTCGTCGCCCGTCTGGCGGCGACGCGCGCGGCCGCCGCCGAGGCGACGCTCAGCGCTGACGAGCGGCGGGTCCTCGCGGGCGTCGGCGCCGAGGGAGAACACGTGGACGACGTCATCCGGCGCGCCGGGCTGCCCGCGCCCCAGGCGCTCGAGACGCTCCTCGCGCTGGAGCTCCGCGGCCTGGTCTGCCAGCTTCCCGGCAAGCGCTTCCGCCGGCAGGCGGCCTGA